Proteins encoded by one window of Aphis gossypii isolate Hap1 chromosome X, ASM2018417v2, whole genome shotgun sequence:
- the LOC114128510 gene encoding uncharacterized protein LOC114128510 → MELDIQETYIMVRRKKQTMYLTVKDNKPVNELKYIIGGIIKESPENLQLYHEEQIMDVTKPWSYYDLSHDLLDPMIIGLSLKMENGEFEPLDVVSYSMPSHTL, encoded by the exons atg gAGTTAGATATCCAAGAAACTTATATAATGGTACGGCGAAAAAAGCAAACCATGTATTTAACTGTTAAAGACAACAAACCggttaatgaattaaaatatattattggag gtattattaaagaatCACCGGAGAATCTACAACTTTACCACGAAGAACAGATTATGGATGTGACAAAACCTTGGTCGTACTATGATTTGAGCCATGATCTCCTAGATCCAATGATAATTGGTTTATCATTgaa GATGGAGAATGGAGAGTTTGAGCCATTAGATGTAGTTTCATACTCAATGCCATCACATACACTATGA